A window from Dehalococcoidales bacterium encodes these proteins:
- a CDS encoding SDR family oxidoreductase: protein MDLGFKDKVALVTGAGSQVGFGHEIALLLAKEGCAAVVVTDVKLEDVKKTAEAVKKLGVKSTGIGADITKKAEVEAMVKKALDEYGKIDILCNVAGAILQKDYIPIDEQKPELWAKQMDLNLFGTMNVTNAVIPSMRKHKQGAIVNIGSGSTQQYAMGVQVYAISKYAIDLFTKQLAYVEGKYGIRVNCVAPGPAPTNFGAVLREGMPAPSPEQAAKMREGMLAAFPLGRMGAAADIAAVTIMMVSNATSYVTGQVLQVSGGNVM from the coding sequence ATGGACCTTGGTTTTAAAGATAAAGTGGCGCTGGTGACCGGCGCCGGCAGCCAGGTGGGTTTCGGGCATGAGATAGCACTACTGCTGGCCAAGGAAGGCTGCGCCGCGGTGGTGGTGACCGACGTTAAACTGGAAGATGTCAAGAAAACAGCCGAGGCGGTAAAGAAACTCGGCGTTAAATCCACCGGCATCGGGGCGGACATCACCAAAAAAGCGGAAGTGGAAGCCATGGTGAAGAAAGCCCTGGACGAGTACGGGAAAATAGATATACTCTGTAACGTGGCCGGGGCTATCCTGCAAAAAGACTATATCCCTATAGACGAGCAGAAACCCGAACTTTGGGCCAAACAGATGGACCTCAATCTATTCGGGACGATGAACGTCACCAATGCAGTTATTCCCTCGATGAGAAAGCATAAGCAGGGCGCTATCGTGAACATAGGTTCCGGCAGCACGCAGCAGTACGCCATGGGCGTGCAGGTGTACGCCATTTCCAAATACGCCATAGACCTGTTTACCAAGCAGCTGGCTTACGTGGAAGGCAAGTACGGCATACGCGTGAACTGCGTGGCTCCCGGGCCCGCGCCGACCAACTTCGGGGCGGTTTTGCGGGAAGGTATGCCCGCACCGTCACCGGAACAGGCCGCCAAAATGCGGGAGGGGATGCTCGCCGCTTTCCCCCTGGGCAGGATGGGCGCGGCGGCGGATATCGCCGCTGTCACCATAATGATGGTATCAAACGCGACGAGCTATGTCACCGGGCAGGTGCTCCAGGTTTCCGGCGGCAACGTGATGTAA
- a CDS encoding SDR family oxidoreductase, producing the protein MDLGFTGKVALVTGAGSQIGFGKQIALLLAKEGCAAVAVTDIIDDVKLTAEDIKKTGKKSMAVKGDVTNPADVAALIKKVVDEYGKIDILCNVAGGIASRVPYDQAKPEEWDKDIRLNLYSIMLTSQAALPYMREKKSGVIVNIGSGSTRMYAHGTGNTYAISKAGVDTFTKQLAFNEARNGVRCNCVAPGPAPTNFIPGADKKAIIDMLAKTIPMGRGATQSDIANATIFFASEMSSYITGAILHVSGGSVLD; encoded by the coding sequence ATGGACTTAGGTTTTACAGGCAAAGTAGCGCTGGTAACCGGCGCCGGGAGCCAGATAGGATTCGGGAAGCAGATTGCCCTGCTGCTGGCCAAGGAAGGCTGCGCCGCCGTAGCCGTTACGGACATCATCGATGATGTGAAACTTACGGCGGAAGATATAAAGAAGACCGGCAAAAAGTCCATGGCCGTTAAAGGGGATGTCACCAATCCCGCGGACGTGGCCGCGCTGATAAAAAAGGTGGTGGACGAATACGGGAAAATAGACATCCTGTGCAACGTGGCCGGCGGTATCGCCAGCCGCGTACCCTATGACCAGGCCAAGCCGGAAGAATGGGACAAGGATATCCGCCTCAACCTGTACAGCATCATGCTGACGTCCCAGGCCGCGCTGCCCTACATGAGGGAAAAGAAAAGCGGCGTTATCGTCAACATAGGCTCCGGCAGCACGCGGATGTACGCCCACGGCACGGGCAACACCTACGCCATTTCCAAAGCCGGCGTGGATACCTTCACCAAACAGCTGGCGTTTAACGAGGCCAGGAACGGCGTCCGCTGCAACTGCGTCGCCCCCGGCCCCGCCCCCACCAATTTCATACCGGGCGCGGACAAGAAAGCGATTATCGACATGCTGGCCAAGACGATTCCCATGGGCCGGGGCGCCACCCAGAGTGATATCGCCAACGCCACGATATTCTTCGCGTCCGAAATGTCCAGCTATATCACCGGCGCCATCCTGCATGTTTCCGGCGGCTCGGTGCTGGACTAA
- a CDS encoding ABC transporter ATP-binding protein: MLEVNNVSAFYGRIQALWDVCLKCNEGEILALVGANGAGKTTLMHTISGIMRPSSGTITFRGKRLDGMAPNDIVELGISHIPEGRKLFVEMSIQENLEMGAYSRRAWKHKKETLKEVYGLFPRLKERAKQLSSTLSGGEQQMLAMGRGLMSRPELCIIDEPSNGLAPKLVAEVFQIIKSLRDQGKTIMLVEQNVRQTLEIADRACVLENGRLALEGCCEDLLKSDHVRKAYLGL, translated from the coding sequence ATGCTGGAAGTAAATAACGTAAGCGCTTTTTACGGCAGAATCCAGGCTTTATGGGATGTCTGCCTCAAATGCAACGAGGGAGAAATACTGGCACTGGTGGGCGCTAACGGCGCCGGAAAAACCACCCTGATGCATACGATATCCGGCATTATGAGGCCTTCTTCCGGCACCATCACCTTCCGCGGCAAGCGGCTGGACGGCATGGCACCTAACGACATCGTAGAGCTGGGCATTTCCCACATCCCGGAGGGCAGAAAGCTCTTCGTGGAGATGTCCATCCAAGAAAACCTGGAGATGGGCGCATATTCCCGCCGCGCCTGGAAACACAAAAAAGAGACGCTCAAGGAAGTTTACGGACTGTTCCCGCGGCTCAAAGAACGGGCCAAGCAGCTATCCAGCACCCTGAGCGGCGGCGAGCAGCAGATGCTGGCGATGGGGCGCGGGCTGATGTCCCGTCCCGAGCTCTGTATCATCGACGAGCCTTCCAACGGGCTGGCGCCGAAGCTGGTGGCCGAAGTCTTCCAGATTATAAAGTCGCTCCGTGACCAGGGCAAGACCATCATGCTGGTGGAGCAGAACGTGCGTCAGACCCTGGAAATAGCCGACCGCGCCTGCGTGCTGGAAAACGGGCGCCTGGCCCTGGAAGGGTGCTGCGAGGACCTGCTGAAAAGCGACCACGTGCGCAAGGCCTACCTGGGGCTTTAA
- a CDS encoding ABC transporter ATP-binding protein — protein MHLLEGEKVTINFGGLTAVNNVDFYVDQREILGLIGPNGAGKTTLFNLISASLKPKSGVITFKGQDITGMKPHQICRLGISRTFQTVKTFGNMSVLDNVRIAALFGSQERLSGAQATKEAMELLEFVGLKAINSPAKDLTLGNQKRLEMARALATKPELLLLDELMAGLNQTEVGDAMDDIRQIRQEKGITIIMIEHVMKAIMNVCDRIIVLNYGKKIAEGTPQEIVNSPMVIEVYLGEQSNAGSK, from the coding sequence GTGCACCTACTAGAGGGTGAAAAAGTCACCATCAATTTCGGCGGGCTAACCGCCGTAAATAACGTGGATTTTTACGTCGACCAGAGGGAAATCCTCGGGCTTATCGGCCCTAACGGGGCGGGCAAGACCACTTTGTTCAATCTGATATCCGCGTCACTAAAGCCGAAATCCGGCGTAATTACCTTTAAAGGCCAGGATATCACCGGTATGAAGCCGCATCAAATCTGCCGGCTGGGCATCTCCCGGACTTTCCAGACGGTTAAGACCTTCGGGAATATGTCCGTGCTGGATAACGTGCGCATCGCGGCGCTGTTCGGCTCCCAGGAAAGGCTGTCCGGCGCCCAGGCCACCAAAGAAGCCATGGAACTGCTGGAATTCGTGGGGCTGAAGGCCATAAACTCGCCGGCGAAGGACCTGACACTGGGCAATCAGAAGCGGCTGGAGATGGCCCGAGCGCTGGCCACCAAACCGGAGCTGCTGCTGCTCGACGAGCTGATGGCCGGCCTGAACCAGACGGAAGTGGGCGATGCGATGGACGACATCAGGCAGATAAGACAAGAAAAAGGCATAACCATCATCATGATAGAGCACGTGATGAAAGCTATCATGAACGTTTGTGATAGAATTATCGTATTGAACTACGGTAAAAAGATAGCGGAGGGGACACCGCAGGAAATCGTCAACAGCCCGATGGTCATAGAAGTTTACCTGGGAGAGCAGTCCAATGCTGGAAGTAAATAA
- a CDS encoding branched-chain amino acid ABC transporter permease, protein MDFSKINWKQFAVSAVIPLAVLVFLGIWPTVGPTYQVTLFTYFLLYMVIAVSWTIFSGTTGYISLASAAFYGVGIYAAALFGEKMPLIFVIFIGGAASFILAFIVGAITLRLKGIFFAMFTFGLVLLMKEVIHYLEITVWNTRGMFVILQSNEAIYYYMMGIFVVTMIAALLIKRSKYGLALQSIGENEEAAAHTGINVTMVKILTFAVSAIFMGAAGVVMATKMTYIDPGIAFNPMMSFSPALMAIFGGMGSIYGPVIGAVLFTYIQEELTTGSLKSYYMLIFGSILVATILFLPNGLMGLVQSIWKRIKGEKRAPTRG, encoded by the coding sequence ATGGACTTTAGCAAGATTAACTGGAAACAATTTGCAGTTTCAGCAGTAATACCGCTGGCAGTCCTGGTGTTTCTGGGAATATGGCCAACCGTCGGCCCGACATACCAGGTTACGCTGTTCACCTACTTTTTACTGTACATGGTTATCGCGGTCTCCTGGACAATATTCTCCGGCACCACCGGCTATATATCCCTGGCATCAGCGGCTTTTTACGGGGTAGGCATTTACGCGGCAGCGCTATTCGGGGAGAAAATGCCGCTTATCTTCGTTATTTTTATAGGCGGAGCAGCCAGTTTTATTCTTGCTTTCATCGTGGGGGCAATAACTTTAAGACTGAAGGGCATCTTCTTTGCGATGTTTACCTTCGGTCTCGTATTGCTGATGAAGGAAGTAATCCATTATCTTGAGATTACCGTTTGGAATACCCGCGGCATGTTCGTGATTCTCCAGAGCAACGAGGCCATTTACTACTACATGATGGGCATCTTCGTGGTTACCATGATTGCCGCTCTCCTCATAAAAAGGTCCAAGTACGGGCTGGCGCTGCAAAGCATCGGCGAGAACGAAGAGGCGGCGGCGCACACCGGCATCAACGTAACCATGGTAAAGATACTCACCTTTGCCGTGAGCGCGATTTTCATGGGCGCCGCCGGCGTGGTCATGGCCACGAAAATGACGTACATAGACCCGGGGATAGCTTTCAACCCCATGATGTCTTTCAGTCCGGCGCTGATGGCTATCTTCGGCGGGATGGGGAGCATATACGGGCCGGTAATCGGGGCGGTGCTGTTTACGTACATCCAGGAAGAATTAACAACGGGCAGCTTAAAAAGCTATTATATGCTTATATTCGGCTCTATCCTGGTGGCCACCATCCTGTTCCTGCCCAACGGGCTGATGGGGCTTGTCCAGAGTATATGGAAACGCATTAAGGGAGAGAAACGTGCACCTACTAGAGGGTGA
- a CDS encoding branched-chain amino acid ABC transporter permease, which produces MEQFLDILIGGLLIGAIYSLVSMGLSLQYGVAKVLNIAHGEFLMFGAFLTFWLQQHSINPLLTVVIVGPIMFIVGFILYRTVFTGIRMKAAHQGIFESNAMLAAFGLYFIVQNIAVLIWGSTPYSYSYLSKSFSVFGADFFQNRLAAAIFAIGIGIIFYLFLTSTRTGKAIRAAAQDSATAGLMGVNINYVLALCFGFGAAMAGIAGSLISICYPIQTSMGLGYTVIAIVVVTLGGLGSIPGSFIGGFILGVIGSIVSSWQPGLTTASYYVIFIILLLVRPKGLMGK; this is translated from the coding sequence ATGGAACAGTTCCTTGATATCCTCATCGGCGGTCTATTAATCGGCGCTATTTATTCGCTGGTATCCATGGGGCTTAGCCTGCAATACGGCGTGGCGAAGGTATTGAACATAGCCCACGGCGAATTTTTAATGTTCGGGGCTTTTTTAACGTTCTGGCTGCAGCAGCACAGCATTAATCCGCTGCTAACCGTGGTAATTGTCGGCCCTATTATGTTCATCGTGGGTTTTATCCTTTACCGGACCGTTTTCACAGGCATACGGATGAAAGCCGCTCACCAGGGCATTTTTGAAAGCAATGCCATGCTGGCAGCCTTCGGTTTATATTTCATCGTTCAAAACATAGCGGTGCTTATCTGGGGTTCAACACCCTACAGCTATTCATATCTGAGTAAGAGCTTCAGTGTCTTCGGGGCAGATTTCTTTCAGAACCGGCTGGCCGCCGCCATATTTGCAATCGGCATCGGCATCATATTTTATTTGTTCCTGACCAGCACCCGCACCGGTAAGGCTATCCGGGCGGCGGCCCAGGACTCCGCTACCGCAGGTCTGATGGGCGTTAACATTAACTATGTGCTGGCGCTGTGTTTCGGATTCGGCGCGGCGATGGCCGGCATAGCCGGATCGCTTATCAGCATATGTTATCCCATACAGACGAGCATGGGGTTGGGATATACCGTCATCGCCATCGTCGTCGTGACGCTGGGAGGGCTGGGCAGCATCCCCGGCAGCTTTATAGGGGGTTTTATCCTGGGCGTTATCGGCAGCATCGTATCATCCTGGCAGCCCGGTTTGACCACCGCTTCCTATTATGTAATATTTATTATTCTGTTATTGGTGCGGCCAAAAGGTCTCATGGGGAAGTAG
- a CDS encoding amino acid ABC transporter substrate-binding protein — protein sequence MVTTPPLDPNKTEILIGASRDITGPQAGFQEYGAAPMYKMWIDEVNAAGGLSVGGKKLPIRLIEYDDASDTAACVRNIEKLCTQEHVDFLFGPTGTAMLFAAAPIANKYKTIMICGEGGATTLEPKLASMPYVFSALNYSNHFQIPMFVDLCVEKGAKTAYICYMNDLHGAEYNVAAQGQFALNGITVVEAKSIPTTIADLDPIVKEAKAANVDIFCMFAYPNQNILLMQTAIALDFNPKVLLIGPGCNFEFFNLTFGAALEGVVGEGAWNSKSSPAAAAFAEKAMAKVGLPNMDWWGGIVYYSVAEFLGKAIEKAGTLDSDTVRNVMATEKFETTLGLIWWECADGGKGGGLLPQECYDGQIGQWQSGIFEVIDNDSHNTAPFIYPKPLWPES from the coding sequence GTGGTCACCACCCCTCCGCTCGACCCGAATAAAACCGAAATCCTCATCGGAGCCTCCCGGGATATCACCGGGCCGCAGGCCGGTTTCCAGGAATACGGTGCCGCGCCCATGTATAAGATGTGGATAGATGAAGTCAACGCCGCCGGCGGCTTGAGTGTAGGCGGCAAGAAACTACCCATCAGATTAATCGAGTACGATGATGCCAGCGACACAGCCGCCTGCGTGCGGAACATAGAAAAGCTGTGCACGCAAGAGCATGTAGATTTCCTTTTCGGGCCTACCGGTACCGCCATGCTCTTCGCGGCGGCACCCATCGCCAATAAATACAAGACGATTATGATCTGCGGCGAAGGCGGCGCCACGACGCTGGAGCCAAAGCTGGCTTCTATGCCTTACGTATTCTCAGCGTTGAATTACTCCAACCATTTCCAGATACCGATGTTCGTCGATCTCTGCGTGGAAAAGGGCGCCAAGACGGCTTATATCTGCTACATGAACGATCTGCACGGCGCCGAATATAACGTTGCCGCCCAGGGCCAGTTTGCGCTGAACGGCATCACCGTCGTGGAAGCCAAGAGTATCCCGACGACAATCGCAGACCTCGACCCGATAGTCAAAGAAGCCAAGGCGGCTAACGTGGATATCTTCTGCATGTTCGCCTATCCGAACCAGAATATACTCCTGATGCAAACCGCCATCGCGCTTGACTTCAATCCGAAGGTACTGCTGATCGGTCCGGGCTGTAACTTCGAGTTCTTCAATCTGACGTTCGGCGCTGCCCTGGAAGGCGTAGTGGGCGAGGGCGCCTGGAACAGTAAGAGTTCTCCCGCAGCCGCAGCTTTTGCGGAAAAAGCAATGGCCAAAGTAGGTCTGCCGAATATGGACTGGTGGGGCGGCATCGTGTACTACAGCGTTGCCGAGTTCCTGGGGAAGGCAATCGAAAAAGCCGGGACCCTTGACAGCGACACAGTCAGGAATGTGATGGCCACAGAGAAGTTCGAGACTACGCTGGGGCTGATATGGTGGGAGTGCGCTGACGGCGGCAAGGGCGGCGGCCTATTACCGCAGGAATGCTACGACGGCCAAATTGGTCAGTGGCAGAGCGGTATCTTTGAAGTCATCGATAACGATTCACACAACACCGCGCCATTCATCTACCCCAAGCCGTTATGGCCGGAATCCTAG
- a CDS encoding winged helix-turn-helix domain-containing protein, with protein MPGWKFLTNHALVLCLIAQQPRITARDISAAIGITEKATRNIINDLEADGYVTKKREGRRIKYGVDPDLPLRSETNQDKAIGDLLGTLGWKRRGSQTKKPVAA; from the coding sequence ATGCCGGGATGGAAATTCCTCACCAATCATGCCCTGGTATTATGTTTGATTGCCCAGCAGCCCCGGATTACCGCGCGGGATATATCCGCCGCCATAGGCATCACCGAAAAAGCCACCCGCAACATCATTAACGACCTCGAAGCGGACGGTTACGTCACCAAAAAGAGAGAGGGCCGCCGCATCAAGTACGGAGTAGACCCCGACCTGCCGCTGAGAAGCGAAACCAACCAGGACAAAGCAATCGGCGATTTGCTGGGGACACTCGGCTGGAAGCGGCGCGGCAGCCAGACCAAGAAGCCGGTAGCCGCCTGA
- a CDS encoding KamA family radical SAM protein: MKTSSVAAKNQLSHGPEKIVTLSYVAAEAEEPPSKSVILTGLEDEPPGRPATGKDRLFRNVPESSWKDWKWQFRNRIVSVDQLKQLLPLSSEEEAQIRTVTRRYPLSITPYYLSLIDPANPRDPVRMQSVPCIEEITQSAMGMEDPLSEKEDSVVPGMVHRYPDRALMVLTDICPMLCRHCTRKREWRHGGWVRPDSEIEAMLDYLRRHTEVRDVILSGGDPLTLSTSHLESIISRIRAIEHIDIIRIGSRFPVVLPQRIDAELCDMLSRQGPIWFNSHFNHPNEVTPEAAAACDRLLRAGVPVNNQTVLLRGINDSVEIQTRLCHKLLKAKVRPYYLFQCDEVQGTEHLRTSVDVGIKIIEGMRGHTSGLAIPNFVVDLVQGGGKVPLQPNYVLAMNEDELLLKNYEGKVFRYRNPNSQKSRSETDAPPPVSGVVESLLAAADLPAKAKGEANADRVIIRS, encoded by the coding sequence GTGAAAACATCATCGGTGGCCGCCAAAAACCAACTCAGCCACGGACCTGAAAAAATCGTCACCCTCAGCTATGTCGCCGCTGAAGCTGAAGAGCCCCCCAGTAAATCCGTTATTTTAACCGGCCTGGAGGACGAGCCTCCCGGTAGACCAGCCACCGGTAAAGACCGGCTTTTCCGGAACGTGCCTGAAAGTTCCTGGAAAGACTGGAAATGGCAATTCCGCAATAGAATTGTCTCCGTTGACCAGTTGAAACAGCTGTTGCCCCTCTCCAGCGAGGAAGAAGCCCAAATCAGGACGGTTACCCGCCGTTATCCCCTCTCCATTACCCCGTACTATCTGTCGCTTATCGACCCCGCCAATCCCCGCGACCCCGTGCGTATGCAGTCGGTGCCCTGTATTGAGGAAATCACCCAGAGCGCCATGGGTATGGAAGACCCCCTCTCGGAAAAAGAAGACTCCGTCGTGCCCGGCATGGTGCACCGCTACCCGGATAGGGCCTTGATGGTGCTGACGGATATCTGCCCCATGCTCTGCCGCCATTGCACCCGCAAAAGGGAGTGGCGGCACGGCGGCTGGGTGCGCCCGGATAGTGAGATAGAGGCGATGCTGGACTACCTGCGCCGCCACACCGAGGTCAGAGACGTTATCCTCTCCGGTGGCGACCCCCTTACGCTTTCTACCAGCCACCTGGAGTCCATTATCTCCCGCATCAGGGCGATAGAGCATATCGATATTATCCGCATCGGCTCGCGCTTCCCGGTAGTGCTGCCGCAGCGCATTGACGCCGAGCTGTGTGATATGCTTTCCCGCCAGGGCCCCATATGGTTTAATTCCCACTTTAACCACCCCAACGAGGTGACCCCGGAAGCCGCCGCCGCCTGCGACCGCCTTTTGCGCGCCGGCGTGCCGGTGAACAACCAGACGGTGCTGCTCCGCGGCATCAACGATAGCGTGGAAATACAGACCCGGCTCTGCCACAAACTGCTGAAAGCCAAGGTGCGCCCTTACTACCTCTTCCAGTGTGATGAGGTGCAGGGCACGGAGCACCTGCGCACCTCGGTGGATGTGGGCATTAAAATTATTGAAGGTATGCGCGGGCACACCTCCGGTTTAGCCATACCCAACTTCGTCGTCGACCTGGTCCAGGGCGGCGGCAAAGTGCCCTTGCAGCCCAACTATGTTCTCGCCATGAATGAGGACGAGCTGCTGCTGAAAAACTATGAAGGAAAAGTGTTCCGTTACCGCAATCCCAATTCGCAGAAGAGCCGGTCAGAAACCGATGCCCCCCCGCCCGTGAGCGGCGTCGTCGAAAGTCTGCTGGCGGCTGCCGACCTGCCGGCGAAAGCTAAAGGAGAGGCTAATGCGGATCGGGTTATCATACGATCTTAA
- a CDS encoding ATP-grasp domain-containing protein has translation MRIGLSYDLKALPQEGIQHHVADDAFEEYDSPETVDIISGAIAKQGHRIVHLGGGVSFLDAVRREKVDLVFNISEGRGSYRSREAQVPSVLEMLGIPYTGSDPLTLAVCLDKIVTKKMAALEGIPTPRWLLAEAENELDKLDWTVFPFPAIIKPACEGSSKGIRLTSLAENRAEAVKEMGRILREYRQPVMAEEFIDGDEVTVGVIGNTPAKLVGMMRVLPRNKEKHFVYSIEVKRDYVNRVDYESPVLLPRPVLDKLEEYSLKAFKGLGCRDVSRVDFRVGRDGVPYFIEINPLPGMGTYSDLIIMALKMGWTHDGVITAVLDAALKRYPQCRDA, from the coding sequence ATGCGGATCGGGTTATCATACGATCTTAAAGCCCTTCCTCAAGAAGGGATACAGCATCATGTCGCGGATGATGCTTTTGAAGAATATGATTCGCCTGAAACCGTAGACATCATTTCGGGTGCCATAGCAAAACAGGGACACCGTATCGTCCATCTGGGCGGCGGTGTCTCTTTTTTGGACGCCGTCCGCCGGGAAAAGGTGGACCTGGTCTTCAACATCTCGGAAGGCCGCGGCAGCTATCGCAGTCGGGAGGCCCAGGTGCCTTCCGTCCTGGAGATGCTCGGCATCCCCTACACCGGCTCGGACCCCCTGACTTTGGCCGTCTGCCTGGATAAAATCGTTACCAAGAAAATGGCGGCGCTGGAAGGCATTCCCACCCCCCGGTGGCTGCTCGCCGAAGCTGAAAATGAGCTTGATAAGCTGGACTGGACGGTCTTCCCTTTCCCGGCTATAATCAAGCCGGCCTGTGAAGGCTCCAGCAAAGGCATCCGCCTTACCTCGCTCGCGGAAAACCGGGCGGAGGCGGTTAAGGAGATGGGCAGGATTCTCCGGGAGTACCGCCAGCCGGTCATGGCCGAGGAGTTCATTGACGGGGACGAGGTCACCGTGGGCGTAATCGGCAACACGCCCGCTAAACTGGTGGGCATGATGCGCGTGCTGCCCCGTAATAAAGAAAAGCACTTTGTTTATTCCATTGAGGTCAAGCGGGACTACGTTAACCGGGTGGACTATGAGTCCCCGGTGCTTTTGCCCCGGCCGGTCCTGGACAAGCTGGAAGAGTACAGTCTTAAAGCTTTCAAGGGCCTGGGCTGCCGCGATGTCTCCCGGGTGGACTTCCGGGTGGGGCGGGACGGCGTGCCTTACTTTATCGAGATTAACCCCCTGCCGGGCATGGGAACGTACAGCGACCTCATTATCATGGCGCTGAAAATGGGCTGGACTCACGATGGCGTGATTACCGCGGTGCTGGACGCCGCGCTAAAGAGGTATCCGCAATGCCGGGACGCGTAG
- a CDS encoding ATP-grasp domain-containing protein: MPGRVAVVYNEPQPSGYDARHEEKAVLGVLDAVSAVQEALRVLGYEAALLPLLPPFEEARKKLAALDVDVVFNLFEGFCGQPETEILVPETLTQLGIPFTGCRAEVLRLALDKAGVKAILRENGIPTPDFQVIGPSSLHTFRLRFPCIVKPRAEDASHGITADSLVTDFTSLVRQVKEITATFHGGSLVEEFVTGREFNATVMGNNRGTVLPVSEIVYSLAPGVPRILTFAAKWEPDSVYFQGTKVVCPAEVSESERRYIAGTALRAFKLVVGTGYARVDMRMDETGTLNIIEINPNPDISPDTGAARQSAAAGMTYAEFINKIVNMALEKGKNGCDNPPHVRRRQAGADADTEKYARI, encoded by the coding sequence ATGCCGGGACGCGTAGCCGTAGTCTATAATGAGCCGCAGCCGTCCGGCTATGACGCGCGGCACGAGGAAAAAGCCGTGCTGGGCGTTCTGGATGCCGTCAGCGCGGTGCAAGAAGCCCTGCGCGTCCTCGGCTATGAGGCGGCTCTCCTCCCCCTGCTGCCCCCTTTCGAGGAAGCCCGCAAAAAGCTGGCCGCTCTGGATGTGGACGTGGTCTTTAACCTCTTTGAGGGCTTTTGCGGCCAGCCGGAGACGGAAATACTGGTGCCGGAAACGCTTACGCAGCTCGGTATCCCTTTTACCGGCTGCCGTGCCGAGGTTTTAAGGCTGGCCCTGGACAAGGCCGGGGTCAAGGCCATTCTCCGGGAAAACGGTATCCCCACCCCGGATTTTCAGGTGATCGGCCCCTCCTCCCTGCATACCTTCCGGCTGCGTTTCCCCTGCATTGTTAAGCCGCGGGCGGAGGACGCTTCCCACGGCATTACCGCGGACAGCCTGGTCACGGATTTCACCTCGCTGGTAAGGCAGGTCAAAGAAATAACCGCCACCTTTCACGGCGGCTCATTGGTTGAGGAGTTCGTTACGGGGCGGGAGTTCAATGCCACGGTAATGGGCAATAACCGGGGGACCGTCCTGCCGGTCTCGGAAATCGTTTATTCGCTGGCGCCCGGTGTGCCGCGCATCCTCACCTTCGCCGCCAAGTGGGAGCCGGACAGCGTCTATTTCCAGGGCACCAAAGTTGTCTGCCCGGCGGAAGTCAGCGAGTCGGAGCGCCGCTACATCGCCGGCACGGCCCTCAGGGCTTTCAAGCTGGTGGTGGGTACCGGCTATGCCCGCGTGGACATGCGCATGGACGAGACCGGTACGCTCAATATTATAGAAATAAACCCCAACCCGGATATTTCCCCGGATACGGGCGCCGCCCGGCAGTCCGCGGCCGCCGGCATGACCTATGCGGAATTTATTAATAAAATCGTGAATATGGCGCTGGAGAAGGGTAAAAATGGCTGTGATAATCCGCCCCATGTCCGCCGGAGACAAGCCGGCGCTGATGCAGATACTGAAAAATACGCCCGAATTTAA
- a CDS encoding GNAT family N-acetyltransferase: MAVIIRPMSAGDKPALMQILKNTPEFKPFEVVVAEELIDYFLADGVKSGYNILIAEDDGQVAGYICYGETPCTVGTWDIYWIAVSQVKRGRGIGKMLSATAEDIMKQSKGRLAFIETSSTPLYENTRRFYIARGYGQVARIPDFYLPGDDKLILQKRL, encoded by the coding sequence ATGGCTGTGATAATCCGCCCCATGTCCGCCGGAGACAAGCCGGCGCTGATGCAGATACTGAAAAATACGCCCGAATTTAAACCGTTCGAGGTGGTCGTGGCCGAGGAGCTAATCGACTACTTTCTGGCCGACGGCGTAAAATCCGGGTACAATATTTTAATCGCCGAGGATGACGGGCAGGTGGCGGGCTATATCTGCTACGGGGAGACACCCTGCACCGTGGGCACTTGGGACATTTACTGGATTGCCGTTTCGCAGGTAAAAAGAGGCAGGGGCATCGGCAAGATGCTTTCCGCAACGGCGGAAGATATTATGAAACAGTCCAAAGGTAGGTTGGCATTTATTGAAACTTCCTCCACGCCGCTGTATGAAAACACGCGGCGGTTCTATATCGCCCGCGGCTACGGGCAGGTCGCCCGCATTCCTGATTTCTACCTGCCCGGGGATGATAAGCTCATCCTGCAAAAAAGGTTATAA